A genome region from Amblyraja radiata isolate CabotCenter1 chromosome 32, sAmbRad1.1.pri, whole genome shotgun sequence includes the following:
- the spout1 gene encoding putative methyltransferase C9orf114 homolog isoform X2, whose product MTEGEMTGPDWKKSKDARKQALKQLKELKLLKKLDKQRAEQQKTIEEQMKKKELKGRLYTISVALPGSVLDNAQSPEFRTYLAGQIARACTVFSVDEIVVFDEQGEDAKTVEGEFGGIGRKGHANVQLARILQYLECPQYLRKCFFPKHRDLDFAGVLNPLDSPHHLRIDDDAEYREGVVVDRPSKPGKGSFVNSGLRKEVQIDKQLQAGLRVTVRLHKMENPESKVLKGSVIAPDVPRMESGLYWGYTVRLASCLSSVFTECPFEDGYDLTIGTSERGSDIDSTILPTFRHMLIVFGGLQGLEASVDADPNLNLTDPCVLFHHYLNTCPGQGSRIIRTEEAILITLSILRPKIDKALKS is encoded by the exons ATGACTGAG GGTGAAATGACCGGACCTGACTGGAAGAAATCAAAAGATGCCA GAAAACAGGCGCTGAAACAATTGAAAGAATTAAAATTATTGAAGAAGCTTGATAAACAAAGGGCGGAGCAGCAGAAAACAATAGAGgagcaaatgaaaaaaaaagaactGAAAG GTCGACTGTATACTATTAGTGTGGCATTACCAGGGTCAGTTCTGGACAATGCCCAATCTCCAGAATTCAGGACATATTTGGCTGGACAGATAGCTCGTGCCTGTACGGTGTTCAGTGTGGATGAAATTGTAGTCTTTGATGAACaaggagaagatgcaaa AACTGTGGAAGGCGAATTTGGTGGAATTGGAAGGAAAGGACATGCCAATGTTCAACTTGCACGAATCCTGCAGTACCTTGAATGTCCACA GTACCTTAGGAAATGCTTCTTTCCAAAACATCGGGATCTAGATTTTGCAG GGGTCCTGAATCCGTTGGACAGCCCACACCATCTGAGGATTGATGATGATGCAGAATATCGGGAGGGAGTGGTTGTTGATAGGCCTTCTAAGCCCGGGAAAGGATCGTTTGTCAACAGTGGCTTGAGAAAG GAAGTGCAGATTGACAAACAACTTCAAGCTGGCCTCCGTGTTACAGTTCGTTTACACAAGATGGAAAATCCAG AGAGCAAAGTTTTGAAGGGTTCAGTTATCGCCCCTGACGTTCCCCGAATGGAGTCTGGTCTGTACTGGGGTTACACAGTTCGTCTTGCTTCTTGCCTCA GTTCTGTATTTACAGAGTGCCCATTTGAGGATGGCTACGATCTTACAATTGGTACATCTGAGCGAGGGTCAGACATTGACAGCACAATACTTCCCACATTCAG GCACATGTTGATAGTGTTTGGTGGTCTTCAGGGGCTTGAGGCCAGTGTTGATGCTGATCCAAACCTCAACCTTACAGATCCTTGTGTCCTCTTTCACCACTACCTGAACACCTGCCCTGGTCAAGGCAGCCGTATCATTCGTACAGAG GAAGCTATCCTCATCACTCTTTCTATATTGCGACCAAAGATTGATAAAGCACTCAAAAGCTAA
- the spout1 gene encoding putative methyltransferase C9orf114 homolog isoform X1, with translation MAGEQRPPTRWKGKHGEMTGPDWKKSKDARKQALKQLKELKLLKKLDKQRAEQQKTIEEQMKKKELKGRLYTISVALPGSVLDNAQSPEFRTYLAGQIARACTVFSVDEIVVFDEQGEDAKTVEGEFGGIGRKGHANVQLARILQYLECPQYLRKCFFPKHRDLDFAGVLNPLDSPHHLRIDDDAEYREGVVVDRPSKPGKGSFVNSGLRKEVQIDKQLQAGLRVTVRLHKMENPESKVLKGSVIAPDVPRMESGLYWGYTVRLASCLSSVFTECPFEDGYDLTIGTSERGSDIDSTILPTFRHMLIVFGGLQGLEASVDADPNLNLTDPCVLFHHYLNTCPGQGSRIIRTEEAILITLSILRPKIDKALKS, from the exons ATGGCCGGCGAGCAGCGGCCGCCGACGCGGTGGAAGGGGAAGCAT GGTGAAATGACCGGACCTGACTGGAAGAAATCAAAAGATGCCA GAAAACAGGCGCTGAAACAATTGAAAGAATTAAAATTATTGAAGAAGCTTGATAAACAAAGGGCGGAGCAGCAGAAAACAATAGAGgagcaaatgaaaaaaaaagaactGAAAG GTCGACTGTATACTATTAGTGTGGCATTACCAGGGTCAGTTCTGGACAATGCCCAATCTCCAGAATTCAGGACATATTTGGCTGGACAGATAGCTCGTGCCTGTACGGTGTTCAGTGTGGATGAAATTGTAGTCTTTGATGAACaaggagaagatgcaaa AACTGTGGAAGGCGAATTTGGTGGAATTGGAAGGAAAGGACATGCCAATGTTCAACTTGCACGAATCCTGCAGTACCTTGAATGTCCACA GTACCTTAGGAAATGCTTCTTTCCAAAACATCGGGATCTAGATTTTGCAG GGGTCCTGAATCCGTTGGACAGCCCACACCATCTGAGGATTGATGATGATGCAGAATATCGGGAGGGAGTGGTTGTTGATAGGCCTTCTAAGCCCGGGAAAGGATCGTTTGTCAACAGTGGCTTGAGAAAG GAAGTGCAGATTGACAAACAACTTCAAGCTGGCCTCCGTGTTACAGTTCGTTTACACAAGATGGAAAATCCAG AGAGCAAAGTTTTGAAGGGTTCAGTTATCGCCCCTGACGTTCCCCGAATGGAGTCTGGTCTGTACTGGGGTTACACAGTTCGTCTTGCTTCTTGCCTCA GTTCTGTATTTACAGAGTGCCCATTTGAGGATGGCTACGATCTTACAATTGGTACATCTGAGCGAGGGTCAGACATTGACAGCACAATACTTCCCACATTCAG GCACATGTTGATAGTGTTTGGTGGTCTTCAGGGGCTTGAGGCCAGTGTTGATGCTGATCCAAACCTCAACCTTACAGATCCTTGTGTCCTCTTTCACCACTACCTGAACACCTGCCCTGGTCAAGGCAGCCGTATCATTCGTACAGAG GAAGCTATCCTCATCACTCTTTCTATATTGCGACCAAAGATTGATAAAGCACTCAAAAGCTAA
- the endog gene encoding endonuclease G, mitochondrial, with protein MRRALSSRWLLAGVSLAAGAGLGVGYGAHRHQDASDSFLHCPVIPIPSVTADAVANESFVPVSPAQLTLGNSTEIMKFGFPSLSHIKTRESYVLAYDPRTRNALWVLERLDAGRLGLTGSDRNRCVFREDESVHEYHRAQNGDFKGSGFDRGHLAAAANHKHSQKCMDDTFYLSNMVPQNPDLNKNAWNNLERYCRSLTKSNKNVYVCTGPLYLPRKESDGKLYVKYQVIGKNNVAVPTHIFKVVILEKDSGEIELQSYVMPNLPVLDNIPLERFLVPIESIERASGLLFVSNILKRTNSLKAITGSSK; from the exons ATGCGCCGCGCACTGAGCTCACGGTGGCTGTTGGCGGGAGTCTCCTTGGCTGCAGGGGCCGGTTTGGGGGTGGGATACGGAGCTCACCGGCACCAAGATGCTTCCGATTCCTTCCTCCATTGCCCCGTGATCCCTATCCCGTCTGTAACCGCGGATGCCGTTGCCAACGAGTCCTTTGTGCCGGTCAGTCCGGCACAGCTGACCCTCGGCAACTCGACCGAAATCATGAAATTCGGTTTCCCTTCTCTGTCCCACATCAAGACCCGCGAATCATACGTGTTGGCCTATGACCCACGAACCAGGAACGCCCTGTGGGTGCTGGAGCGACTGGACGCGGGCAGACTGGGCCTGACTGGCTCCGACCGCAATCGTTGTGTATTTAGGGAGGATGAGTCTGTGCATGAATACCACCGAGCACAGAACGGCGACTTCAAAGGTAGCGGTTTCGACCGGGGTCACTTGGCAGCAGCCGCTAACCATAAGCACAGCCAGAAATGCATGGATGATACCTTCTACCTCAGCAACATGGTGCCTCAG AATCCTGATTTAAATAAGAATGCCTGGAACAATCTGGAGAGGTATTGTCGGAGTCTGACCAAGTCCAATAAAAATGTGTACGTTTGCACGGGACCCCTTTATTTGCCGAG GAAGGAATCGGATGGGAAGTTGTATGTTAAGTATCAAGTCATCGGGAAGAATAACGTTGCAGTTCCAACACACATCTTTAAAGTGGTGATACTGGAGAAAGACAGCGGGGAAATCGAATTGCAGTCGTATGTGATGCCAAATCTGCCAGTTTTGGATAACATTCCCCTTGAACGTTTCCTGGTGCCAATCGAGAGCATTGAGCGGGCATCTGGCCTTCTGTTTGTCAGCAACATTCTGAAAAGAACCAATAGCCTGAAAGCGATAACTGGCAGTAGCAAATAA